CGGCGAGCCGGTTGCGGCCTCCCTGATCCCGCGAGCGGTGACGGCCGGCGAGCTGCTCTACGACGACGGGGCGACGCAGACGTTCGATGTAAACGGGGACACGAGCTACGTCGAGGCGGACGGTCGCCCCACGCAGGGCGAGTGGTACGTCGACGAGGATGGACATTTCTGCTCGTTCTGGCCGCCGACCTATCGAGCTTGTTACGACCTGCTCTGGATCCTCGAGGGCGATGAGATCGTCGGGCTGAGCTTCACCTCGCTGGGTCGGGGCACGCGATTCGACGGTCGATACACGACGCTGGGTCGCGGGGCCCGCCCGTGACGCTGCTTACCTAGTGGCCTCCGAGCGCGCCACGCTCGTCGCGTGAACACCTCGGCCTCAAGCGCCCTGCCCGCGGTCGGAGAGCGTGATCACGTCACCGGCTCGAGCAGCCCCAAGCTGACGCTCGTGGAGTATGGGGATTTCGGATGCCCGTACTGCTTCCAAGCCAGTCGACCGGTGAAGTCACTCCTGGACCGCTTCGACGGCCTCCGCCTCGCCTGGCGCCACTTCCCCGTGCCTCAGCTCCATCCTCGAGCGGACCTCGCCGCGGAGCTCTCCGAGCTCGCCGGCGTGCGCGGGAAGTTCTGGGACGCACATTCGCTTCTGCTGACACCGCACCGGCGGTTCTCACACGACGACCTGCTCTCCGTGGCAGGGCGACTCGGGCTGGATCCGGCGGAG
The sequence above is drawn from the Thermoleophilaceae bacterium genome and encodes:
- a CDS encoding thioredoxin domain-containing protein, encoding MNTSASSALPAVGERDHVTGSSSPKLTLVEYGDFGCPYCFQASRPVKSLLDRFDGLRLAWRHFPVPQLHPRADLAAELSELAGVRGKFWDAHSLLLTPHRRFSHDDLLSVAGRLGLDPAETQAALREHTFRERVLADIEGGRRAGVHATPTFFVDGERLERPWRELAQIVAARLAAA